A stretch of Lathyrus oleraceus cultivar Zhongwan6 chromosome 6, CAAS_Psat_ZW6_1.0, whole genome shotgun sequence DNA encodes these proteins:
- the LOC127092176 gene encoding uncharacterized protein LOC127092176, translating to MKMFERQTAREGTDAPCAFRISSEGLPLILPYITKQIIQASPVDFKHLLQDKDVKFTDFADAEFGKKAENLLPGCCVIVLGKENTVTKESLKVDESTIAIGCWRGRARLSVMVTAMDCQELLERLLIRLDTEKGSSGHVGGEACTEVEQ from the exons ATGAAGATGTTT GAAAGACAAACAGCACGAGAAGGTACCGATGCACCATGTGCTTTCAGGATATCATCTGAAGGATTGCCCCTTATTCTCCCATACATAACAAAGCAAATTATACAGGCTTCTCCCGTGGACTTCAAGCATCTTCTGCAAGACAAAGATGTAAAATTTACAGATTTTGCTGATGCCGAGTTTGGTAAAAAGGCAGAAAATCTATTGCCAGGCTGTTGCGTGATAGTTCTGGGTAAAG AGAACACAGTTACTAAAGAGTCCCTCAAAGTTGATGAGTCAACAATAGCCATCGGATGCTGGAGGGGTAGGGCAAGGTTGTCAGTGATGGTTACTGCAATGGACTGCCAAGAATTGCTTGAAAGGCTTTTAATACGTCTAGACACAGAAAAGGGCTCTTCTGGGCATGTCGGAGGTGAAGCCTGTACAGAAGTTGAACAATAA